The Chryseolinea soli genome contains a region encoding:
- a CDS encoding GH116 family glycosyl-hydrolase gives MKNNFIKRRSFLKQSSLISAGMLAVPYANFGETTTPGKKENPGAQLEKKLDAKWIRSLYDRGTATTYLKSRNELAYIGMPVGGIQTGMVYLGGDGRLWLWDVFNKNQTGVVYKNIPWHEKIQFNFDYVRPFDGANYVEPVKDVRPLEQGFAIRLEYEGKTVIKRLQQEDWEEIAFEATYPMATIRYSDPALPVAVVLKAYSPFIPLDEDDSGLPATILSFSIENKSNTPVKISITGWLENKSCLYTAIDQQYFRVNKASAKDGLSAVLEYTDSYNWADEPFKSAHDYGNFCLASLNENTRINTAAKLEFTDGFFTADHREQSKTEHGNASIASVGNDFALKAGETKTQHYVIAWYYPNLTFESLKKEGGRYYANRFKSSVEVADYIRQHFEKLSTQTNLWCDTWYRESTLPYWFLERTFLNISTLATTTCHRFQSGRFYAWEGVGSCPGTCNHVWQYAHAMARIFPALERDTRERVDLGVAFHDDGHIGFRGEYDEQPSIDGQAGRILGIYREHQMSADGAFLKRNWPRTKQAIQFVLKQDTNGDGMIDTQLENTLDAKWPGEIAWIVGLGLACIKAGQRMAEEMNDTAFARQCQTFVDTGKANLEKLLFNGEYFIHRPDATKGKTVIGSYDTCHIDQVYGQSWAHQVGLGRVIDRQKTLSALHALWKYNFTTDVGPYLKEHHGGRPYALPGEGGMIMNTNPKRDPLPYGVKDAWQVTYFHECMSGFEHQVAAHMMAEGMTEESLILTRTIHDRYHAAKRNPFNEVECSDHYARAMASYGTFITACGFEYHGPKQYIKFAPRFQKEAFKAPFTVAQGWGTYAQNKSGKSQEHHLEVKCGSLTLQTIAVEKIEGGKVKSATVRAGAQTLLADVQQEGAEIRIILKEPITLSTGDKLSIVV, from the coding sequence ATGAAAAACAATTTCATAAAACGCAGAAGTTTCCTAAAGCAATCCAGCTTGATCTCTGCGGGAATGCTGGCAGTGCCCTATGCCAATTTCGGTGAAACGACCACTCCCGGCAAGAAAGAGAATCCCGGCGCACAACTTGAAAAAAAGCTGGATGCCAAATGGATCAGGTCGCTCTATGATCGCGGCACGGCCACCACCTATTTGAAAAGCCGGAACGAGCTCGCCTACATCGGCATGCCCGTGGGGGGCATCCAGACCGGCATGGTGTACCTGGGTGGCGATGGCCGGCTCTGGCTGTGGGATGTGTTCAACAAGAATCAAACGGGTGTGGTCTATAAGAATATCCCTTGGCACGAAAAAATTCAATTCAACTTTGACTACGTGCGCCCGTTTGACGGGGCTAACTATGTGGAGCCCGTGAAAGACGTGCGTCCGCTGGAGCAGGGCTTTGCCATTCGCCTGGAGTACGAAGGAAAAACCGTGATCAAGCGTCTGCAACAGGAGGATTGGGAAGAGATTGCTTTCGAAGCCACCTATCCGATGGCCACCATCCGCTATAGCGATCCTGCTCTACCGGTGGCTGTGGTGTTGAAAGCTTATTCACCCTTTATCCCATTGGATGAAGATGATTCAGGTCTGCCCGCCACCATACTCAGTTTTTCGATCGAAAATAAAAGTAATACCCCGGTAAAGATCAGTATCACGGGGTGGCTGGAGAACAAATCGTGTTTATACACAGCCATCGATCAGCAGTATTTCCGCGTAAACAAAGCTTCTGCGAAGGACGGACTTTCGGCCGTGCTGGAGTATACCGACAGCTACAATTGGGCGGATGAACCCTTTAAGAGCGCCCATGACTATGGCAATTTTTGCCTGGCCTCTCTAAACGAAAATACAAGGATCAACACCGCGGCTAAACTTGAATTTACAGATGGCTTCTTCACCGCCGATCATCGCGAACAAAGCAAGACCGAACACGGCAACGCATCCATTGCCAGCGTAGGAAATGATTTTGCCCTGAAGGCCGGCGAAACAAAAACCCAGCACTATGTTATCGCCTGGTATTATCCGAACCTCACCTTTGAAAGTCTGAAAAAAGAGGGCGGTCGTTATTATGCCAACCGCTTCAAATCTTCTGTGGAAGTAGCGGACTATATTCGCCAACACTTTGAAAAGCTCTCTACGCAAACCAATCTCTGGTGCGACACATGGTATCGCGAAAGCACGCTGCCTTATTGGTTCCTGGAGCGCACGTTCCTCAACATTTCAACACTGGCCACCACCACCTGTCACCGTTTTCAATCCGGGAGGTTCTACGCCTGGGAAGGTGTGGGAAGTTGTCCCGGCACGTGCAATCACGTGTGGCAATATGCGCATGCCATGGCGCGCATCTTCCCCGCGCTGGAACGCGACACGCGCGAGCGTGTAGACTTAGGGGTTGCCTTTCACGACGATGGTCATATCGGCTTTCGCGGCGAATATGACGAACAACCTTCCATCGATGGCCAGGCCGGAAGGATATTGGGCATCTACCGCGAACACCAAATGAGCGCTGACGGCGCCTTCCTGAAACGCAATTGGCCCCGTACAAAACAAGCCATTCAATTTGTGCTCAAACAGGACACCAACGGCGACGGCATGATCGACACCCAACTCGAGAACACGCTCGACGCCAAATGGCCGGGAGAAATCGCGTGGATTGTCGGGCTTGGGCTGGCGTGTATCAAAGCCGGCCAGCGCATGGCCGAAGAGATGAACGACACAGCTTTTGCCCGTCAATGCCAAACTTTTGTGGATACCGGCAAAGCCAACCTGGAGAAACTGTTGTTCAACGGCGAATACTTCATTCACCGCCCCGACGCAACCAAAGGCAAGACCGTGATCGGTTCCTACGACACGTGTCACATCGACCAGGTGTATGGCCAGAGTTGGGCACACCAGGTTGGTTTAGGTCGGGTGATCGACAGGCAAAAGACGCTCTCCGCCTTGCATGCGTTGTGGAAATATAATTTCACCACGGATGTCGGTCCGTATTTGAAAGAACATCACGGCGGCCGGCCGTATGCGTTGCCCGGTGAGGGGGGTATGATCATGAACACCAATCCCAAACGCGATCCCCTGCCCTATGGTGTGAAAGATGCGTGGCAGGTCACCTACTTCCACGAGTGCATGAGCGGCTTCGAACACCAGGTCGCAGCCCACATGATGGCCGAGGGCATGACAGAAGAGTCGCTCATCCTAACCCGGACCATTCACGACCGCTACCACGCCGCCAAACGCAATCCTTTCAACGAAGTGGAGTGCAGCGACCATTATGCCCGCGCCATGGCCAGCTATGGCACTTTCATCACCGCCTGCGGCTTTGAATATCATGGGCCAAAGCAGTATATAAAATTTGCGCCCCGTTTCCAGAAGGAAGCCTTCAAGGCCCCTTTCACCGTTGCCCAGGGTTGGGGCACCTACGCCCAAAACAAATCCGGTAAATCACAAGAGCATCACCTGGAGGTGAAATGCGGTTCGTTGACCTTGCAAACAATTGCTGTGGAGAAAATAGAAGGTGGTAAAGTAAAATCCGCAACGGTGAGGGCCGGCGCACAAACGCTGTTGGCAGATGTTCAACAAGAAGGTGCGGAGATCAGGATCATTTTGAAAGAGCCCATCACGCTTTCAACGGGTGACAAGCTTTCGATCGTGGTGTGA
- a CDS encoding alpha-L-fucosidase has translation MRSVGIFLPVLCLFSCASKEVAPPQPFGPVPSASQLAWHAMETNAFIHFTTNTFTGKEWGYGDESPSIFNPSQFDADQWITTLKDAGFKTAILTCKHHDGFCLWPSQYTEHSVKHSPFQGGHGDVVKAVSEACKKHDLKFGIYLSPWDRNRADYGTPAYVDYYRNQLKELFTAYGPVVEMWFDGANGGDGYYGGKREMRKIKGATYYDWPTTLDMVRKMEPNILFFSDAGPGVRWVGNEKGLAGETNWNTISTDTLFAGKAGIEKLLNEGDPEGKNWVPAEVDVSIRPGWFYHAEEDSLVKTPERLFEIYLTSVGRGSTLLLNVPPDRRGLIHENDIKALQGWRALLDAAFKTNLILHAPAEAEDYRGQADQYAAANTTDGNPETYWATDDDKTTGTFEIALNKSQEIKFILLQEYIKLGQRVKSFTVESFHDGAWHPLAEGTTIGYKRILKLDPAQAEKIRVNITAARACPLISNVELY, from the coding sequence ATGCGATCCGTCGGGATATTTCTGCCAGTGCTCTGTTTGTTTTCGTGTGCTTCCAAAGAGGTGGCACCACCCCAACCCTTCGGCCCGGTGCCGTCAGCCTCACAGCTGGCATGGCATGCCATGGAAACCAATGCGTTCATTCACTTTACCACGAATACCTTTACGGGCAAAGAGTGGGGTTATGGGGATGAAAGCCCTTCCATTTTCAATCCATCCCAGTTCGACGCCGACCAGTGGATTACCACACTGAAAGATGCCGGATTCAAGACCGCCATCCTCACCTGCAAGCATCACGACGGCTTTTGTTTATGGCCCAGCCAATACACCGAACACTCGGTGAAACACAGCCCGTTTCAAGGCGGTCATGGCGACGTGGTGAAGGCCGTGTCGGAGGCCTGCAAAAAGCACGACCTGAAATTTGGAATCTATTTATCGCCGTGGGACCGCAATCGTGCCGACTATGGCACACCGGCTTATGTTGACTATTATCGCAATCAGTTGAAAGAACTTTTTACGGCGTATGGCCCGGTCGTGGAAATGTGGTTTGACGGTGCCAACGGTGGCGATGGCTACTATGGCGGCAAGCGTGAAATGCGCAAGATCAAAGGCGCTACTTATTATGACTGGCCCACCACGTTGGACATGGTGCGTAAAATGGAGCCCAACATTCTCTTTTTCAGCGACGCCGGACCCGGTGTCCGCTGGGTAGGGAACGAAAAAGGATTGGCCGGCGAGACCAACTGGAACACCATCAGCACCGACACCTTGTTTGCGGGCAAAGCGGGCATCGAGAAGTTGCTGAACGAAGGCGACCCGGAAGGAAAAAATTGGGTGCCCGCCGAAGTGGATGTTTCGATCCGGCCGGGGTGGTTCTATCACGCTGAAGAGGATTCGCTTGTGAAAACACCGGAGCGCCTGTTCGAAATTTACCTGACCTCCGTGGGACGAGGCTCCACCCTGCTCCTGAACGTGCCCCCGGACCGCCGCGGACTGATCCATGAAAATGACATCAAAGCACTGCAGGGATGGCGCGCGCTGCTGGACGCGGCCTTTAAGACCAACCTGATCCTGCACGCTCCAGCCGAAGCCGAAGACTACCGCGGCCAGGCCGATCAATACGCCGCCGCCAACACCACCGACGGAAACCCGGAAACCTATTGGGCCACCGACGACGACAAAACCACCGGAACGTTCGAGATCGCGTTGAACAAATCGCAGGAGATTAAATTTATACTGCTGCAGGAATACATCAAGCTGGGCCAGCGCGTGAAATCTTTTACCGTAGAAAGCTTTCACGATGGCGCATGGCATCCGCTGGCGGAGGGAACTACGATCGGTTACAAACGCATCTTGAAATTAGATCCCGCGCAGGCGGAAAAAATACGGGTAAACATAACTGCCGCCCGGGCTTGCCCGTTGATCTCGAATGTAGAACTTTACTAA
- a CDS encoding thioredoxin domain-containing protein, whose protein sequence is MSPSTNRLIHSTSPYLLQHAHNPVDWYEWGAEALEKAQREGKPILVSIGYSSCHWCHVMERESFEHDNIAAVMNDAFVCIKVDREERPDIDQLYMEAVQALGVNGGWPLNVFLTPEQKPFFGGTYFSPSSWVQVLQNIHKAFQVNRAQIEDTAEELRLHLLRSDVQRFKQPYQGEGLTADLADAFKKLQAHFDTQWGGMDRAPKFIMPSVWLFLLRYHYITKDEAALQQVVITLQRTAAGGIYDTLAGGFARYSVDPYWFAPHFEKMLYDNAQLLSLYSEAYAVTRIERFKETVYETFDWLQQEMTHALGGFYSALDADSEGVEGQYYVWTNAEWQDLLGKDEPLLTDYYDLKPAGNWEHGNNILTRHKPEADFLKIHNLDAETWKAILDRAKKILHTARAKRIRPGLDDKVITAWNAMTVCGLVDAYRVFADDRFLKAAQKNMTFLTTALQNGDVLYRSWKGKHSVTTGFLDDYAYVIQAQLKLYQATFEEEWLHRAAALIGYTLAQFYDATDGYFYYSSLTAEPLLSRKKEIFDNVIPSSNAIMAQNLFHAGTLLDNDGWKQMAVAMTESLSHLVKSEPNYMSQWAIAHTEVRKGMAEIVMTGKDLSAVRREWGQQYLPFALVQGTEDKSNLPLLQDKPVLGDRPTLYVCYNKTCRLPVHTVEEALSQIQ, encoded by the coding sequence ATGTCCCCATCAACCAACCGCCTGATCCATTCCACATCGCCTTATTTGCTGCAGCATGCCCACAATCCGGTGGATTGGTATGAATGGGGAGCCGAGGCCCTGGAAAAAGCACAACGCGAAGGAAAGCCTATCCTGGTGAGCATCGGCTATTCGTCGTGTCATTGGTGTCATGTGATGGAGCGCGAATCGTTTGAGCACGACAACATCGCTGCGGTGATGAACGATGCGTTTGTTTGTATCAAGGTGGATCGCGAAGAACGGCCCGACATCGACCAGCTTTATATGGAGGCCGTTCAGGCCCTGGGTGTTAACGGCGGGTGGCCGCTGAATGTGTTTCTTACCCCCGAGCAAAAACCTTTTTTTGGCGGCACGTATTTTTCTCCGTCCTCCTGGGTGCAGGTGCTGCAAAATATCCATAAAGCCTTCCAGGTAAATCGCGCACAGATCGAAGACACCGCCGAAGAGCTGCGGTTGCATTTGCTTCGTTCGGATGTGCAGCGCTTCAAGCAACCCTACCAGGGCGAAGGACTGACCGCCGATCTCGCCGATGCTTTCAAAAAGCTCCAAGCGCATTTCGACACGCAGTGGGGTGGCATGGACCGTGCACCAAAATTCATCATGCCCTCCGTTTGGCTTTTTTTGTTGCGCTATCATTACATCACCAAAGATGAGGCCGCGCTTCAGCAGGTAGTCATTACGTTGCAACGCACCGCGGCGGGAGGAATTTATGATACGCTCGCCGGTGGATTTGCGCGTTATTCGGTGGATCCTTATTGGTTCGCCCCTCATTTTGAAAAAATGCTCTATGACAACGCACAACTTCTAAGCCTCTATTCCGAAGCATATGCCGTGACCCGGATCGAACGGTTCAAGGAAACCGTATATGAAACCTTCGATTGGCTCCAACAAGAAATGACACACGCCCTGGGTGGCTTCTACTCCGCCCTGGATGCCGACAGCGAAGGCGTGGAGGGACAATACTATGTGTGGACGAATGCAGAATGGCAGGATCTGTTGGGTAAGGATGAGCCTTTACTGACGGACTACTATGACCTGAAACCAGCAGGCAACTGGGAACATGGCAACAACATCCTGACCCGCCACAAACCCGAAGCGGACTTCCTGAAGATACATAACCTGGACGCCGAAACCTGGAAGGCTATCCTGGACCGCGCCAAGAAGATCTTGCACACCGCGCGCGCCAAACGGATCCGGCCTGGGCTGGACGATAAGGTGATCACCGCCTGGAACGCCATGACGGTGTGCGGCCTGGTGGATGCCTACCGCGTTTTTGCCGACGACAGATTTTTGAAAGCTGCCCAAAAGAACATGACCTTTCTGACGACCGCCCTGCAAAACGGCGATGTCCTGTATCGCTCCTGGAAAGGCAAGCACAGTGTCACCACCGGCTTCCTCGACGATTATGCGTATGTGATCCAGGCCCAATTGAAACTATACCAGGCCACGTTCGAGGAAGAATGGCTGCATCGCGCCGCCGCACTGATTGGCTACACGCTGGCGCAATTCTATGACGCCACCGATGGGTATTTTTATTATTCTTCGCTGACGGCAGAGCCCCTGCTTTCCCGTAAAAAGGAGATCTTCGACAACGTTATCCCGTCCTCCAACGCCATCATGGCGCAAAACCTTTTTCACGCCGGAACGCTTTTGGATAACGACGGCTGGAAGCAGATGGCCGTGGCCATGACGGAGAGCCTGTCGCATCTGGTGAAGTCGGAACCGAACTATATGTCCCAGTGGGCGATAGCACACACCGAAGTCCGGAAAGGGATGGCGGAGATCGTTATGACGGGCAAGGATTTGAGCGCCGTGCGCCGGGAATGGGGGCAACAGTATTTGCCCTTTGCCTTGGTGCAGGGAACAGAAGACAAAAGCAATCTTCCACTGTTGCAGGACAAACCCGTCTTGGGGGATAGACCAACGTTATACGTGTGTTACAACAAGACTTGCCGTCTGCCGGTGCACACCGTTGAAGAAGCGCTGTCACAAATCCAATAA
- a CDS encoding GSCFA domain-containing protein produces the protein MTSKTPQIGLYDKILTLGSCFAHSMGERMLSSKMTVMANPFGVLYNPHAIHKALRYALFNEMPPPQTFLQHHDVFLNYDFHSEISALDPEKLRQTLKQVIGSVHYFLKDTQWLILTYGTAWTYIRKDTGERVANCHKMPGQDFEKVLLSEREIVDSFDTLYQELMTFNPHLKIILTVSPVRHVKDTLELNSVSKAVLRTACHTLSTTHPNVDYFPAYEMMIDDLRDYRYYKADLIHPTEVAEDYIWQHFGHRYFSDALKKFAEQWNDIRAALVHRPFHTSSKAHQRFLNDTLKKLEALQATVPLEKEIAFVKSQLL, from the coding sequence ATGACGTCAAAGACCCCTCAGATAGGTCTTTACGACAAGATTTTGACTTTGGGCTCGTGTTTTGCGCACAGCATGGGCGAACGCATGCTGTCCTCCAAAATGACGGTCATGGCCAATCCCTTTGGGGTCCTCTACAACCCTCACGCTATCCACAAAGCTTTGCGCTACGCTCTTTTCAACGAAATGCCGCCGCCACAAACCTTTCTGCAACACCACGACGTCTTCCTAAATTATGACTTTCATTCAGAAATCTCTGCACTGGACCCCGAGAAACTTCGGCAAACGCTAAAACAGGTCATCGGATCGGTCCATTACTTCCTCAAAGACACGCAATGGCTGATCCTCACCTATGGAACCGCCTGGACATACATCAGAAAAGACACCGGCGAGCGCGTGGCCAACTGTCATAAAATGCCCGGCCAGGATTTTGAAAAAGTATTGCTATCGGAACGGGAGATCGTGGATTCGTTTGATACCCTGTATCAGGAGTTGATGACCTTCAATCCCCATTTGAAGATCATCCTCACGGTGAGCCCCGTCAGACATGTAAAAGATACCCTGGAACTGAACAGCGTGAGCAAGGCCGTGTTGCGAACCGCCTGCCATACGCTCTCCACGACGCATCCGAATGTCGATTACTTTCCCGCCTATGAGATGATGATCGACGACCTGCGCGACTACCGCTATTATAAGGCCGACCTGATCCATCCCACCGAGGTGGCGGAAGACTATATCTGGCAACATTTTGGCCACCGCTATTTTTCGGATGCCCTGAAAAAATTCGCCGAGCAATGGAACGACATCCGGGCCGCATTGGTGCATCGTCCGTTTCACACGTCGTCCAAAGCACACCAGCGATTTCTAAACGACACTTTAAAAAAATTGGAAGCGTTGCAGGCCACGGTGCCGCTGGAAAAAGAGATCGCTTTTGTAAAATCACAACTTCTATAA
- the nagB gene encoding glucosamine-6-phosphate deaminase encodes MNNDLTAFEKIPVKIFSTSEEGSVHVAREIAALIKSRQKENKPCVLGLATGSTPTRLYAELIKMHQKEGLSFKNVYTFNLDEYYPMPPDALQSYVRFMREHLFDHIDIPKKNIHIPDGTLAKDDVQDFCKSYEEKIDRLGGLDIQILGIGRTGHIGFNEPGSSEKSLTRLVTLDQVTRIDAASDFFGEENVPRKAITMGVGSIMKANKVYMMAWGEGKSSVIKKAVEGPVTDQIPSSFLQRHRDCTVVLDDAASSALTRIKTPWILDSVAWNEKLIRKAVVWLCQKVSKPVLKLTNHDYMEHGMGDIITEFGSAYKVNIKVFNFLQHTITGWPGGKPNADDTNRPERAKPFPKRVVLFSPHPDDDVISMGGTFIRLVDQGHEVHVAYQTSGNIAVFDDDAIRFADFVRDFNDQFGLSKADGARFYKKVVQSLQKKGPGQLDSPEVLKIKGLIRRGEAKAGGRYVGIPDEQMHFLDMPFYETGAVKKKPLGEEDIKVVMEILERVKPHQVYAAGDLSDPHGTHRVCLAAIFEALRRLKKKPWAKDCWVWLYRGAWQEWDIDQIEMAVPLSPDELMRKRRAVFKHQSQKDSAMFPGSDKREFWMRAEDRNHATANAYNDLGLAEYEAMEAFVRYKF; translated from the coding sequence ATGAATAACGACCTTACGGCCTTTGAAAAAATTCCTGTAAAAATCTTTAGCACCTCCGAAGAAGGCTCTGTCCACGTAGCCCGCGAGATCGCTGCCCTCATCAAGTCGCGTCAAAAAGAGAACAAGCCTTGTGTGTTGGGGCTTGCCACGGGATCGACACCGACTCGCCTCTATGCCGAATTGATCAAGATGCATCAGAAAGAAGGCCTGAGCTTCAAAAATGTTTACACGTTCAACCTGGACGAATACTATCCCATGCCGCCCGATGCCCTGCAAAGCTATGTGCGGTTCATGCGCGAGCATTTGTTCGACCACATCGACATCCCCAAAAAGAACATTCACATCCCCGATGGCACACTCGCCAAAGACGATGTCCAGGATTTCTGCAAAAGCTATGAAGAAAAGATCGACCGCCTCGGCGGACTCGACATCCAAATATTGGGGATCGGCCGTACGGGCCACATCGGTTTTAACGAACCCGGTTCTTCCGAAAAATCCCTGACCCGCCTGGTGACCCTCGACCAGGTTACCCGCATCGATGCGGCCAGCGATTTCTTTGGCGAGGAGAACGTTCCGCGCAAAGCCATCACCATGGGTGTAGGCTCGATCATGAAGGCCAACAAAGTGTACATGATGGCCTGGGGCGAAGGTAAATCGTCCGTGATCAAGAAGGCCGTAGAAGGTCCCGTCACCGATCAGATTCCTTCCTCGTTCCTGCAACGTCACCGAGACTGTACCGTGGTGCTGGACGACGCCGCATCTTCGGCGCTGACCCGCATCAAAACGCCTTGGATCCTGGACAGCGTTGCCTGGAACGAAAAGCTTATTCGCAAGGCCGTAGTGTGGCTCTGTCAGAAAGTGAGCAAACCCGTTCTGAAGCTCACCAACCACGACTACATGGAACACGGCATGGGCGACATCATCACCGAATTCGGCTCCGCCTATAAAGTGAACATCAAGGTATTCAACTTCCTCCAACATACCATCACCGGCTGGCCGGGTGGAAAGCCCAACGCAGACGATACCAACCGTCCTGAACGCGCCAAGCCGTTCCCCAAACGCGTGGTCCTCTTCTCGCCACACCCCGACGATGATGTGATCTCCATGGGCGGAACGTTCATCCGCCTGGTAGACCAAGGACACGAAGTGCACGTGGCCTACCAAACTTCCGGCAACATCGCCGTGTTCGACGACGACGCCATCCGCTTTGCCGACTTCGTGCGCGATTTCAATGACCAGTTCGGCCTGAGCAAAGCCGACGGTGCGCGCTTCTACAAGAAAGTGGTGCAGTCCCTCCAGAAGAAAGGACCCGGCCAATTGGACAGCCCCGAGGTGTTGAAGATCAAAGGCCTGATCAGAAGGGGAGAAGCCAAAGCAGGCGGCCGCTACGTGGGCATCCCCGACGAACAAATGCACTTCCTGGACATGCCGTTCTACGAAACGGGTGCCGTGAAAAAGAAACCCCTCGGTGAAGAAGATATCAAAGTGGTCATGGAAATATTGGAGCGCGTGAAACCCCACCAGGTCTACGCCGCCGGCGACTTGTCCGACCCGCACGGAACGCACCGCGTGTGTCTCGCCGCCATCTTTGAAGCGTTGAGAAGATTGAAGAAAAAACCGTGGGCAAAAGATTGCTGGGTATGGTTATACCGCGGCGCATGGCAAGAGTGGGACATCGACCAAATCGAAATGGCCGTACCCCTCAGCCCCGACGAACTGATGCGCAAACGCCGCGCAGTCTTCAAACACCAATCCCAAAAAGACAGCGCCATGTTCCCCGGCAGCGACAAACGCGAATTCTGGATGCGGGCTGAAGACAGAAATCACGCGACCGCGAATGCGTATAATGACTTAGGGCTCGCCGAATATGAAGCCATGGAAGCGTTTGTGCGATACAAATTCTGA
- a CDS encoding transglutaminase family protein — MSKFKIRHITKYTYEGLVRDSANQVMLYPIQDDYQDVIEQTLLITGNPVVDVYRDYYGNSVGTFTHARPHPELVIDSRIVVALSPRPLPEDNIPQDLQWEELAKLKYQPDLIDFLKQERFDALPEVNQIIEEERCKNCSPLVSAKYFCEYVYSTFAYKKGITTVETTLDEVWKLRSGVCQDFAHFLLVMLRLIDIPARYVSGYICPKKNGMRGEGATHAWVEAYIPFYGWLGLDPTNNLVVNDTHVKLAVGKNFSDCSPVKGTYRGSSNHTLEVIVTVAYEDGQTADGEIEVNQKETLTSVARNSFRRHQEMQMQQ; from the coding sequence ATGTCTAAATTCAAAATACGCCACATCACCAAATATACTTACGAAGGCCTCGTGCGCGACAGCGCCAACCAGGTCATGCTCTACCCCATCCAGGACGATTACCAGGATGTGATCGAGCAGACGCTCCTCATCACCGGCAATCCCGTGGTGGATGTGTACCGCGATTATTACGGCAATAGCGTAGGCACTTTTACGCACGCGCGTCCACACCCGGAACTGGTCATCGACTCCCGCATTGTGGTCGCCCTCTCACCCCGGCCGCTACCCGAAGACAACATCCCGCAGGACCTCCAGTGGGAAGAACTGGCCAAGCTGAAATACCAACCCGACCTGATCGACTTTCTGAAACAAGAACGTTTTGATGCGTTGCCCGAAGTGAACCAGATCATCGAAGAAGAGCGCTGCAAGAATTGCTCCCCGCTGGTGTCGGCCAAATATTTCTGCGAATATGTGTACAGTACATTCGCCTACAAAAAAGGCATCACGACCGTGGAGACCACATTGGACGAAGTATGGAAACTGCGCTCCGGCGTTTGCCAGGACTTTGCCCACTTCCTCCTGGTGATGTTGCGCCTCATCGACATTCCCGCGCGCTATGTGAGCGGCTACATCTGTCCCAAGAAAAACGGCATGCGCGGCGAAGGAGCCACCCACGCCTGGGTGGAAGCCTACATCCCTTTCTACGGCTGGCTTGGGCTGGACCCCACCAACAACCTGGTGGTGAACGACACCCACGTGAAGCTCGCCGTAGGAAAAAATTTTTCCGACTGCTCCCCGGTCAAAGGAACCTATCGAGGCTCATCAAACCACACCCTGGAGGTGATCGTCACGGTGGCCTACGAGGATGGACAAACTGCCGACGGTGAAATCGAAGTCAATCAGAAGGAGACGCTTACGTCGGTGGCGAGGAACTCGTTTCGGAGACATCAGGAGATGCAGATGCAGCAATGA
- a CDS encoding alpha-E domain-containing protein, translated as MERTDSILRMLKINYASSQDSPEDFSWEPVLRIFGNLDDEGAAAINNNSRKILQYIVLDRENPNSVFNMVTIARENARGVQDNITTELWKCLNEFYHVVREERLKYALQYEDPVTVLDALIKECMIYFGVSDITMFRGEGLCFMNVGKYMERAIQSADILDVKLSNFSNEVDKPTDTAYWKYLLMSISGYSLYLKRYQSGFEARNIIDQVLFNVDFPRSVLYSLNQLNRYFERLRSEQNTEGFAKVQFMIGKLRSKVQYSSVESVSLIGLHDYLTEITTEIDDIGSSLNKYYFAYS; from the coding sequence ATGGAACGCACCGATAGCATTCTCCGGATGCTAAAAATAAACTATGCTTCTTCACAGGACAGTCCCGAAGACTTTAGCTGGGAACCCGTGCTGAGGATCTTTGGAAACCTGGACGACGAAGGTGCTGCGGCCATCAATAACAACAGTCGTAAAATCCTGCAATACATCGTGCTGGACCGCGAGAATCCCAACTCTGTTTTCAACATGGTGACCATTGCCCGCGAAAATGCGCGCGGTGTACAAGATAATATCACAACGGAATTGTGGAAATGCCTCAACGAATTCTATCATGTTGTGCGGGAGGAACGACTGAAGTACGCCCTGCAATACGAAGACCCCGTGACCGTGCTCGACGCCCTGATCAAAGAATGCATGATCTATTTCGGCGTGAGCGACATCACCATGTTCCGCGGCGAAGGACTTTGTTTTATGAACGTGGGCAAGTACATGGAGCGGGCCATTCAATCGGCCGATATTCTCGATGTGAAGCTGAGCAATTTTTCGAACGAAGTCGATAAGCCAACCGACACGGCCTATTGGAAATATCTGTTGATGTCGATCTCCGGTTATTCGTTATATCTGAAGCGCTACCAATCCGGTTTTGAAGCGCGGAACATCATTGACCAGGTGTTGTTCAACGTTGACTTCCCGCGGTCGGTGCTGTATTCCTTAAACCAATTGAACCGCTATTTCGAACGCTTGCGAAGCGAACAAAACACAGAAGGTTTTGCCAAGGTGCAATTCATGATCGGCAAGCTGCGCAGCAAAGTGCAGTATTCCAGTGTGGAGAGTGTTTCCCTGATCGGACTTCACGATTATTTAACCGAGATCACCACCGAAATTGACGATATTGGAAGCTCCCTCAACAAGTATTATTTCGCCTACAGTTGA